One genomic window of Euzebyales bacterium includes the following:
- a CDS encoding helix-turn-helix domain-containing protein — MNQRSRRHALQQAGLVHPREAAVTAALFDGSRAFFLAADKVQVKYEMLRAHEVDGMTVAVAAAAHGYSRAAFYLVRDAFDGRGMTGLLDERRGRKGPVKLTPDILAWLADADPARSGAELSDEIASRFGVRLHRRTIERARR; from the coding sequence GTGAACCAGCGGTCGCGGCGACACGCGTTGCAGCAGGCGGGGTTGGTGCACCCGCGGGAGGCGGCGGTGACCGCGGCGCTGTTCGACGGGTCGCGGGCGTTCTTCCTCGCGGCCGACAAGGTGCAGGTCAAATACGAGATGCTGCGCGCGCACGAGGTCGACGGGATGACCGTCGCCGTGGCGGCGGCGGCGCATGGCTACTCGCGGGCGGCGTTCTATCTCGTGCGCGACGCGTTCGACGGGCGCGGGATGACCGGGCTGTTAGACGAGCGTCGCGGCCGCAAGGGGCCGGTCAAGCTGACACCGGACATCCTGGCGTGGCTGGCCGACGCCGACCCGGCACGGTCCGGCGCGGAGCTGTCCGACGAGATCGCGTCCCGGTTCGGAGTGCGGCTGCACCGCCGCACGATCGAGCGGGCGCGGCGGTGA